TGACCAGGCCGCTTTCCGATCGGAGAGCATGGGCTCCATGTACTCGCAGCCATATGGTCGGCAGCAACATCCCCAGCAAAGGCACAGCCTCTCGGACGACCGATTGGCCCAGCAGCATGCCGCAACTCGGcatttctccatctctcaaaTCGTCTCACCGCCAGAAACACTGGACGCTCACTCTCCTCAAGATCTGTCTGAGCCTCATCTTACATGCGGCAGCTGCTCACCAAACGGACACTGCGCTTGTGCCGAGGAAGTTCTCGCATCAGCAGTTAATGGGTGCGGCAAATGCGGATTTGGGACACAATGTCATTGCTTGGACGACGCCACCAAAATATCCGGCCTTGGGTCTGACTTGAAACGCCCTATATCTCCCTCGGGGAAATCATCCGATGAGAAGCGGCAGCGATCAATGGCTGCTAGCAGCAGGGAAACAGATTTTGGTCCCTTGTTCTCAAAGCCGACGTCACAGCAGCCACCTCAGCCGAGCTCCATCATCCAGCAACTTCCCTCCACGGACTCTCTTTCATTTAGAGACAGCTCATTTAGAGACAGCTGTGGGTTCTGTAAAGATGGGACATACTGCGTGTGTGCGGACACAGCCATGAATGGCCCAGCCGTAGCACCAGCAGATGCGTCCCCTCCAGTTACAAGACAAACCCGAACACCACCTCCCATGGAGACGGACGTCGTCACCCCGCTCCCACCCATGGCAATGGAAATGACGGCCGATGGAGCAGTCAAGTTACCACGCCGAAAAGAAGCTCGATCCAAGCCACAGCCGGAGACGACCGCTTCACGTGGCAGCTGCGGACCTAATGGCCCGGGCACATGCGCGCAGTGTCAGGCCGACCCCAAATCGGGTCTCTTCTGCAGACTGATGGCTGCCAACTTCAACCGCGAGAACGGTGCCAGCTcagatggctgctgcggcggaaAGGGCGCTGGCGGAGGATGTTGCAAGTCCAAGCCCAGCCAAGAGAAGATTACACTACCTAGCCTCCCTAGCCTTGGGCTGAGTTGTGCAGAGGCGTACCAGACGCTGTCCAGTCATCGCAACTTTGAGCAGGCTGCCGATGAGATTGGCACTTGGCTGCCGAAGCTAAAGGCTCACCCATCACCAAATGATGCTCGACCCGTGCCGGCGGGCAGGATACCTATAGAAGTAGAAGCAGCAAGTATCATGAGCGTGTTGAAGGAGTTTGACATTCGATTTGGGAGAGAATGTTAAATGGGCGCAGTGCAGAGGTCGGTTGTTACGGACGGAGTTGCACAGCGCCATGTATTATATCACATATATGTTTTCATTTTCGGTAGCATTGTCTTTTTGGTCCTGTTCTCCGTCGCATGCAACACGACTCGCTTAATAGCAGCTAAATAAACTTCAACCTGAATTCCGTCACATCTATTCTTGTAACTATCTTTTCCTAAAGTGATATGAACGCGCCCGGGATAGTTATTCGATACCACACCAAAAGCTATGCTTATTATACCATTTTATGTTTCACAACAAACACATCAACagtaaacaaacaaacaagccaaCACAGAGAACACTCATGCGCCCATCAACTTCATACCCACACTCAAAGCACCCCCAGCCACATGAAACGAAAACTCCTCTTTTACATCGTCACAATACCTAATCTCATCCCAACCCCCATTCTTCATACCCACTGCCCTCGATTTTGCACAAATTCTCCCCATCCACTCACCGATTCTCAAAAACATGGcatgtgcctttttttttcccacttTCGCTTCCCATTAATTCACGCAGCCAACGCAGCCAGCCTGGTCAAGTTAAACAGGCAAACGTGGAGCAAAATGCATGGCTGGCTAAAATTGGGCCCTTTTGTCACATTCACTATTTCTTCTACTTTTTTGCCCAGCCTTACTTTTACGAGGGGGGAAGCTCATCGTAACACAGCAGCTGCTTATATGCACGAGGCCGGTCCAATTCACTGCCCTCTACGATGATGTAGTACTTCCCTTTGCTGTGTACGTAAATGCGAGAGGGCTTACACATGAAACAGTGAATATAGAGTGTCAGGCGCTTCCGGCAGCTTATACGCTGTTACTCGGCTGGCCTCCTGCTGTTGGCCGCTTGACAGTCGGGTAGCCGTACCCAAGAAGTAACATGACGAGTCCTTTAGGCTGACGTGACAGCAAAGTGAATGAGGCAACCAGCCAAACGAGTGAATAGGCCTTATCCAACACAGCAAAAGTGAAAGGCTTGTAGGCCGCCCAATATCATGGCGTAGGCATTCGTATCTCGCGTTTTTTTAAAAACACTTACACACCCCTCGGCCCACAAACTGGAGTCTGAGagcatcattttttttttattacgCCTACGAGGTTAAGCTGGGCACAAACGTTTTGATGAAGCCCGAGCTTTGACCAGGAAACGACGACATGTCATCACCACCCACCAGCGATTCACCGAGCGTGCCCAACTCGCCGGGGTCAGACACGAGATTGTGCCCTGATGCGAGCAGGCAGCCCGGCCCCAGTGTATTGAAGGCGTATCTGCTCCAGAATGCCCCGGAATATCGGAGGCTAGACGCGCTACGGCAAAAGGTATGATGTGCCCGAATTCATTCAATGTGTTGTATCTTTAAGCTTGCGAGTCTTACACGGGGTTGATTCCACTAGGGATGGGAGAATAAAGCTGGAGATGTATTCTTCCAACAGCAGAGACAGCGAGCAGACCACCCAGATCAAAAGACAATCACGTTCTTCTacaagatgatgaagggcaTTGCAAAGGAACTGCACTCAACGACTGGCGGCGCGCTCCGCGTCTACGCGAGAAGACCAGATAGACCGCAGATTCTAGACTTTTGCACGGCTCCGGGTGGGTTCCTCGAATCGGCCATTAAGATGAATCCTGGAGCCAGAGCCACGGCGTTCAGCTTGCCGCCCACGCAGGGAGGGCATGAGATCATTATGCCGCTGGATTCCACCGTGGCGTTCAAGTATGCGGACGTCACCATGTTTGCCGGCGACATGGGCTACACGGACGCCGTGCCAGCAGAGAACCCTGACGCCGCCAGCTTTGTGCTAGAGCGCAGCGTTGGCCCTGAGCAGcgcttccatctcgtcttctgcGACGGGCAGGTTCTGAGAACCCATGTCCGGGCTGCCTATCGGGAGCAGTGGGAGGCGCGGCGTCTGTCAGCGACGCAGCTCGCCATTGGGCTCGAACACGTCTCGCTTGGCGGGACCATGGTGGTGCTTTTGCACAAGCTCGATGCCCCGGACACGGCGAGTCTGCTGCACACGTTTAGCAGGTTCTCTACCATCCAGCTCTTTAAGCCGAAGAAGGCTCACGCCAAGCGATCCTCGTTCTACATGGTTGCCCGGGATATCCAGAACAATTTGCCGCAGGCACGGGAGGCCATCGAAGCCTGGAAGCTCACGTGGAAGACGCTGACTTTTGCCGCCGACGAAGATCGCTGGGCGGCGGATGGCCACATGGATGAACAAGAGCTGGTGGAGCAGTTTGGGCCGGACCTTGTAAGGCTCGGGAGGAGCATTTGGGAGATTCAGGCCGAAGCTCTCGAGAAGGCGCCGTTCATGCAGGCCGGGCAGAATTGAGCATGGGAAGAAtgggctggagaagctctttgGTCAACACAGGCGGTGCATGTGGTCAGCTGCAGAAGGATGGCAAACCGGTATTGATTGACACGGGTAGATGGACGTAGCGAGCTGTGATGCTCTACTGCTAGCTCTACATGGCAATGGTCCATAAAGAGAGTTTCTTCTGGCATCGcttcgcctcgcctcgcctcgtgTCCCCTTGTGCATACGTACAGTAGCCAAGGCATTCCCTACATTAGTAAACTTTTTGATTAGGCCAAGCCACGTCCCGATTCAGTGCGCCAGGTCCGTGAAGCTTCCTGGAACGGGCATGGCAACAGCCGAGGCTGGTTAGGTCGGCTGCGGTGAGTTGTCAAATCGACATGGTCAGCGCATCGCCAGAGCCTTGGAAGCCTTACGCCAGCCCGCTAGACACACCGCTTGGGTCGCTGGCCGGACGAGCGATTGGGCGGCTGTCATTGGAGGAGAGGCGCAGGAGAGGCGGCGGAAAGGAGGTCAAGAAGAGGTGGATTGTGCGTACATGAGATTGCTGCAAGTGCATGTAAAGTCTGTATCATGGAGTCTATGGAGCCCAAACGAGGATGCGGGACGACGCAGCAGGTCGTTGAGGTGCAGGTGATGTATCATGTGACTGCAGCTGCTGAAGGTTACAAAGCAGAGCAGGCAGCCTGTACAAGAGTTGTAATGGATCGAATTATCATGACAGAGCAGCTGATAATCAGATGCCTAGTATTCTTTCGATGTAGTTGAATTATTATGACTACAAGTTTGGTACATAATAGCACTACGACATGCACCAAATATCACAGTGTGGTATGCCCAGGTATGTTACGGAGTAGAGAAAGAGTCGACGGAGCAAAAGGGAGAGGGAAGCAGAGAAGGATGAAAGCTGGCGGCTGATGACAAACTGCATTCTCTCATATGCACTTCGTACTCGTAACAGAGGCACTACTAGGCAAAGGCCCGCTGCAGACAAGAGTCCACTCATCGATCGAATGGATGCTTCGATTCCTGCCCGGCCTCAATTGCTGACTGGCAACTGCATAGGCCCAGACACACTTGTCTACGCACGCAGCAACATGCAGGCTCATACTGTACGACTTACAGGATCTGCGAGCCCAAACCCGTACAATTGCTACAAGTACATATATCCGCGACACACGCATGGTTGTTTTTGTCAATGTTGCATGTCAGACGACGCGGCGCATGACGGAGCGGCGAGAGGGCAACGAACTGCTGCTCCGATGGAACGCGCTCGGCCCCGTCGCCAGAGCCATTGGCTGGGAGGCGTCTCGACGTGACTGATCGGGGCGCTCGGAGGGCCagcaagagagaagaaagaaaagaggacagacagacagacagggAGAGAAGGGCGGTTGGACATGGCATCCTTGGTGCGTCGGCTACTGCTGCGATGctgagcggcggcgacgcaTGGAGGTGTCGGGCGCGGCGCCTGATTGGGCCGCTGTGCGTGAGCTGGCACCCCTTCTCTGCTGCCGGTTGCGTGGACGACGCAGATTGGGCAGCGCCTGGGGCCGTTTCGTGGTGGGCAGGGATTGGCCGGTGGATGCGATTGCGTCCCAGATGGCATGCCAATGCAATGCACAATGCACTGCCAACTCATCTGGCCGCGGGCCACTGGCAGCCGCAGGAGACACCCGGCGGGCACCACCCTCTTGCGCTTTTCTGGGTCCTTTTCTGGGGCCTGGGCTTGAGTCACTTTCAcggcgctgcttctggcgctgcttctcccgTCAGTCAGTCTGCACGCCATGTATCATGTATGGATgttgcagaagcagaagcagaagcagacgcAGAGGCACAAGCAGCACAAGCAAGCGGCGGGAAGCGTGAGGCAACAAGCGTGTCAAGTGCGTGAGAACTGAGCGGCGTGGGTGGACTCGCTCGTCCTCCATCTTCCGCCTGCTTCTATCCTATGCATTCGGTATTCTGCATGCTGCACTCTGCCTGCACTCTTCCGCTGCCTGCACAGGACGGGCACCTATGCTGTACTACCTGATTGATATCAAATCCAAGCTGTAGACGGCGTGTAAGCCACTGTACCGGCGTAGTACCTATATCCTATATCATGGCGCCGCGGCTGTCTGTGTAATTGGCATCTCGAGAGCCGCCAccccttctctctccctcttgcGCCGCGAGAAAGCAGGTAGCCTCTCACGCTGCTGACACCGCCGCGCTACTTGTACATTCTGTGTGCCCTTGTGTAGCGCCAGCCTCGAATCGTCACCGGCCCCAAAGCGAGGGCGCCATCCATTGCCACCGGCATCGCGGTAGCGCTGCTTCGTACCGCCTGGCATCATATCGTACCAGGCCGCGCATTGACGACTTGTACACCATATACTGCACCACCGGCGTCTGCCTACGCCAGCAGAACAGGACAGCGCCATCACATCAGCGCCAGCGACACGTTGACCAGCCTCTCGTCAGCACCCTGCGCTCCAATCGCACCTCGTACACCGTTCCCTACACAtagcagaaaaaaaaaaaaagaccatGGCCACGCCCAGTCCGGCCCAGCCCGACGTCTAAAATAGCCACCGCGACTTCTGGATATACGAGCGCCGCCACCCGCCATCAGGTACCGCCAGGGGGGGGCTAGAACATCGCTGCTTGTCAACGGCCACGCACCGAGACGAGAAATCCCAGGCCATcaacccaaaaaaaaacacacgACCCCACCGCGAGCCGCCGAGCGCTGGCGACAGGCCCTATAAGCTCGTCCCAGCAGCCCAGTGCCGCTGCTATCGGTGGAGCAGCGCTAAGACAGGCCTGTTTTGCTACCCCACGCCGGGTCCAGCGCTGCACCGAATCGTGCCTTACAGCTCAACTGCCCTCTTCTGCTGCCTCTTAGCTCAGCTGCTCTGCGCTGGCCAACCTTTTCCTCTCGTCCCGGCCTGTCCAGCCTTCTCTCCTCTGCATCTCGCAGCCCGGCTTCGTCTTAATAATAACGGCTGCCGTTGTTATTAGCTGCGTCCCGCCGTCTTATCTTGTCCCATTTTGCATACTGTTCAATAGCTGCATCTGATAGGAGCTGGCTCTGCGTCGGAGTCCTCAGCCGTCTTACCAAAACAACACAACATAGCCTCTCCGCACTCCAAGCCCCTCCAAAAAAACCGGCCGccgagctgttgctgctctctGCCTTTAAGCAGCCCACCACCCTCGACCTCTGCTatacatctccatctcttgtcgacagcatcaacatctcaCTGCTGCCGCGAGCTTGGGTGATTGTTTGCATTTACACATTGGTTCGATTCCTCCATCGCCCCCATAGCAGCACCAGCCCGCCTCGATTAGACGCCCGTCGAGCCACTGTCAACGGCTCTCGAGCCCACCAGCAGAACCGCCCACGTTCCTCCGGGAACAAGAAATGCTCCCCATGCAACGCTCGCTCTCATCGCCAGACTGTATCCAATCCTCCCCACGTACGTTGCCGCCGTCCTCTGGCCCAGCCTCTGTCCCGGAACCCCGTGACCTTGCACTCGTGTACTGATGGTTCATGCCACTGGTCCAGCCGTGTCACCCACGGCTGCTGCGCACGACTCGAGATCTTCGACTCCGTCACcggacaagaagagcagctcCAACTCGAATAGCAACAAccccaacagcaacaatggCGCCGAGGCGCAGCGACCGAAGCGCTACGAATCGCGCAGTCCCAGCCCGACCCCGACTCGCACCTCGGACGTCCCCCAGACCTTGGCCCTGCGCCTGAGCGACGATGTTAATGTTCCCCGCCGAGGTCGCCATTCGCCCATGGCCTCTCGAAAGCCCATTGTGGCACAGCCAAATATGCCAAACTCGAGCAACGCAAGGCACGGCTCCGGTTTCCGGCCCCTGACCCCGACGAGCTCGTCCAACGAAACGCTGCCGGGCTCAAAGTTTACAAAGAAGCCCCTGCTGCACGATGTGTCCATGTATACCAACACGCACCTGGTGCGGGACAGCGACAACACCACGCTCGAGGAGCTTGCCCATGTTGTGCGCCTGTCCAAGTACCAAGAACGCAAGCGTGCCAACACCCGAATTCGCCTGCAGAGAAGCTTGATTTCCACTGCCTTGAGCGCTCGGCTGACGCGCTGCGGTGAGATGGCCCATCGTTACCTTGTCGAAAGCTTCCGGAAAGATGACAAGGACAGCTTTGCGGCTCTGTACAATGCCATTCACGATGTTCGCAAGAGCTGCGATGAGCTCCGGCGATatgcgctgctggagcccgAGCTGGAatccatctcctcggccGCTGCTCTGGGGTCGTCTGACAGCTTAGATACACCCACTAACTCTACAGTTGGCGTCGTTGATCCGCTCAAGTCCATTACTCCGTTTCTGCATGACATTTCTGCCTCTGCTAGGGAGACCTTTATCGAGTTTCTGACACAGATCCGAACGAACCCGGACTACTTGGCCACCCGCATATGTGCACTCACCAGCTCTGAGCTGAATGTCTTTTTGAACTTCCACAAAGGTTTGGAGCCAGTCGAGTCGGTTCTTCCATTCCCCACGCGAAATCCCAATCGGCCTCACGCGAGTGCCTCTGGCCGTAGCTCCTCCAATACCGACATCGAAAGGCTCCTTTCCTTCCAGAGACATGACCCATTGTCAATCTTGATCCATGCTTGCTTTGCCAATTCGGCTGGCCCCGACAGCTCCGAAGACCAGCGGCGCACCGATATCTGGGCGACGGTCCTGGCCAAGCTGATAGCCGAGCCCAAATCTGCCGGCGAGCATTTCCTCATCTGTGTACTAAACATCTGGACAGCTATGCGCGACTGGTCGGGTAAATCCAACATGGAGTGGTACCTGATGAAAATCCTTGAAGACGGTGCCTTCTTGCTGGACCGCGCCGAAGATCAGCACGGCACGCGATTCAATCTCTCAGACTGGAACCAGTCGGACGAAGCCGCTGCCAGGGACTTTTACGACCGCGCCGTCAACGGCTTGTTCGAGCTggttgacgacgaggacgctACCGGTATCCCAGAGGGCCTTTTGGAGCTGGGAAACGCCATCCTGAGCAAGCTCGAAAACAAGTTTGTGGAAAACACCTCCAAGTGGCTTGTCTGGAGAtgcctcttctttgtctttttgcttgGCGTCATCATTCACCCCGAATACTATGGCATGCTGGCCGAGTACCACATCACCCCTTATGCCAGAGAAAAGATTCTGAAAAAGGTTGCCATGAGAGCCCATGAATACGTTTCAAGCATGTGGAGTGGCAAGCCCTCGGCCACCTGTGTCCCGGTGAACATTCCGCCCAAGATCAAAGGCCACGTGGAAAACATCCTCGCCCGGTTCCAAGGCACCCGGTCCAAGGTTCCCGCCGCTAAACTGCTGCCCGCGAGATCCATCACCTCCCTCAGGGAGACTGTCGAGGTCCGCCCCTACTTGGTCATCAGCCCTGCTGATTTGGCGACGCTGGCCAACGCTCTCTTCCCTGAGAAGCGACCGCATTCTGCACGTTCGGGCCCAGCCTCCATTTCCGGGCTGTCGGCCATCTCCCAGCCCATCTCCATGTCCAGCCATCACAACAAGAATAGCTTTGATACAGCCTCCATCATCAGCACCAGTGCCTCGTCCATTTTGAGCGACGCAACTACGTCTCGTGATTTCATCTATGATCTCAACACTGCCACACCTCGATACTCTCCTCCTGCTGAAGATCCCGAGGAGCAGAGGCGGCTGAGCAAGTACGAGGACGATGGCTATCGCCTCAGACTCGCCATTCACGAAATGCAGCAGAACCTTGGCGCAGATGTCGTTCGTGGATCCAGCCACCCATGCGCCGAGAGGTGGGTAGTTCTCTTTATTTCTCCTGACGGAAAGAGCCTGTCTACGCAGATGACCTATGATCCGGATGAcgagcttgaagatgaggaaaacTCATCCAGCACCGATACCGATGAGGACGAAACGCCGCAGCGCCCCGAACTCGACAAGGATTACCATCAGCTACGCAACTCTGTTCTCAAGCTGGTGGAGGATTATGAGATTCCCCGCAGCTTGGAGCCAGAGCGCGGACGTGCCCAGCTTAGCAATCGCGCTTCTGGACTGAGGAAATACACGTCGAGAAACAGAATCATCCAACCAGAAAAGTCTGTTGCTAGCCGAAATCCTTACCGAAAACAAATGGGCGTTGATGGCACCATTTCCACCACCGACTTGACGCCAAAGAAGCCTGAAGAGTCCGAGCCTGTCTTGATCACCATGCTCAAGGCGGCCTCATCCCAATCCAAGGCCCAGGCAGACTTTGTCTCGGCGCACATGTACTGGAAGACTCTGAACCAGCTGACTGCACTGGCATCGAGCTCACTGCGACAGGACGGATTCGCAGCCCTCATCAACATTCTGGCCCGAGGACCGCGCGACGCCATTCGCCGCTCCGCATCTGCCATTGAAGAGTATGATGCGTGGCTCGTCTGGCTGaagcaaagccaagagcGCCACGAAGGCCTAATCGACGGCATGATGAAGCGCGTCAACGCCATCCGCGACAAGATGTGGTATGTTACCGATGTTCGCAATTCCAAGGAATATGCGCACAGCCGTGACATTTGTCAGGCTCTCAAGACCATGGGTATGCCGCGTCGTTGGAGCTCGTTTCAGCGCTCAAGGGCTCACAACAACCGTGGTCCTAGTTCCTCCTACCTCTACCGCACCGAATCGCAGATTATGGACCTCCTGGCCGCTTCGGAGGAGCAGGGTGGGCCGAACAAGCTTAGCGACGATCAGGCAGAGATGACCTCCCtgtggctgcagcagtaCGGCATCGAGAATTTCTGCCAGGGCGAGGAACGCATCCACCGGTTCTGCTGTGAGGTGGACCGATGCATTTCCAAGCTCGTCGGCGAGACCCTCCGAGAGGCACCGGTTCTGTGGTCCAGTGAGCTGTATAAGCGCGATAAGCTGGTCTATGACCGCAGCAAAACCAGAGACCGTGATCACTCGTGGGGTGGCGATGATTCGACAAGCATCATCAGCGAACAGGATAGACGCCATGCCTCGCAtacctcgtcgtcgtctgggCGATCCAGTTCATTCGCTCGCGACCTGAGGTCCATGACCAGCAATAACACCAGCCACCACTCTTTGGACTCGTCGAGGCACAGCCACTCGAGGACTGGTGGCATGCTGGCCGATATCCCAGATGGTCAAGAGTACTTTGATAAAGCATCTCCTGTTGATTCTTCAGGTACATTCTGGTCACCattccagccagccatgTCCACCAGCTCGGCCCCATCGCGATACTCGCCTACCACAAGCCTTACCAATGTGTCGACCACTTTCTCCGCTCCTCAGCACCACACGATCCCATCAATTACAAGCGCCTCTACCGGGCGTCCCAGCACTGCAGCTTCGTCCAATGACACTATTCAACAGCATCGCAGTGATGACGAAAAGACTCGATTTTTAAATGAACTCAAGCAAACTCTTACTAGCTTGCTGCTGTCTGACTTGGGCAACCAGGTCCTAGCCCGTGGATCAGAGACAGACGGCTGGTTCCAAAAGCTAGGACAGCAATGCATTGACAGGAAAGATGCCTTGGAGAGGCGAGCTCGCCGCAAGTCTGACAAGAAGTCTTCGCAAAAGTCGGGACTAGGAAGAGCTAGAGggctggaaaagaagagaagctttGGCAATTTGAGAAACGCAGGCGAGGGTACGCCAGATAGGATGTCGGAGCCCTCTGAAAGCAGCCCGATAGCCTCTCCGGAGTCTCCCATGGCCACGATTGACCCGCCGCCGGCTCCCAAGGAGACGTCAAATGAGTTTCCATTCAAGAAGGCCTACAAGCGCCTTCTAAACATGTTTTGTGTTCATCCTAACCCATATGCGAAGCTCAATGCCCTCAATGAGCTTGAACAGCTCATTGTCGCATCTATGCTATCGAGCGGCACTAAAAGATCGCGGTGGAACCGATCTGACGCAGGCTCTAGCATAGTGGAAGATCACGGATCCAGCACCCGCCCCACTCCATTGGAGGGCATGATTGACAATGTCAAGGAGCGGCGACAGCAAGCCATCCAGTCGGGACTTCCGTCGGTAGGATTTTCCTCGTTCCCCTCTCGGCAATCCAATTCTGAGACACGATCCATCGTCTCTGGCGGTGCTTCCAATTCGGACCTCATCACCAAGGAGCTTTTTACCCTCTTCCGAGATGCGTCAATTCGGCCAAAGTCTCTCTTCCGCGACCTGCAGTTCATCGCTGCCTTTGTGCCCCCTTCCGTTCTGGATAAGCCAGAGAAGGGAAAGGCTTTTTGGAACGCCGGACTTGCTGCACTCAAGCTCAAGTCTGAGGTGTGCCGAACCatggtggagatggcagaCGAAGTGATTGCGGCCCATTCGCATACTCGCCAGACAACAAATGACGGTGCTGCTCCTCTCGACACACCTCAGTCAACCACCGGCACTCCGCCACCCCCATCTACTACGTATGGACTAAACGACGTTGGTAAAATGTGGACGATTACCGCTAAAGAAGGCTACCCCACGGCGCAACGTGAGCTAGCCTTATTCTACTTATCAAACCCTGAATACGTTGAAAGAACAACGCTGCCCTTGTCCAAACCAAGGGAAGTGTTTAAACAATCGGTCATGGAGAAGTATGGCCGCACCCgaggcagccttggcggctCTGGTGCAGGCGGACTCGGCGGCGTAGGTGTTTCCTCTAGAGGCCCGGGATCTGGAAATGGCAGCTCTGGAGACGGGCAGCTCGCGGGTGGATCCGAAGGCGACGTCAGGACTGATCCTGGTTTGATGTGCGTCGCTGTCCACTGGATGGAAGCGGCAGAGCAGGGCGGCGACGAGCTTGCCTCGAGCTTCCTACGACAAAATGAGTTTATGGGCCTCAGCTAAACCTTGCAGTTTCTTGCATGCAGCTGTCCAATTTCGGATACTTTCAGATATACCCCTGAACTTTCCAGATACGATAGCCTTGGATTCCCAGATATACCCTTGGCTATTATGATTCACCATGATTCATCCTTGCTTTTTATTTGTCATTTATCAATTTTGATTGTTTTTGCATCTACATGACGCATATGCATGGAATCTACAAACACGGATATGACTTGACGAAATGATATGACGGCATTTTTTTAAAACGTTTTCCACgccaagagagagatgagattTACGCCCTTTGCAATCTTGTGTCATGAATcacccaaaaaaagaaggagcgatttttttttttcttacttttctctccattctcgACCGATATAGAATATGAGGGAACCGCGCGGGCTAGCTGGCTGGCTTCTCTGATTTTATGATACCATTCTGTAACGGACGAAAATGGTGTTGGagtcttgtctttttttttttttttacttatacaTTTATTAAAGCTATACGTTTTTCTGCGACCTGTCATTTGCAGCTTTTCTAGATAGACGGACAACACacgttctttttttttcgtttctgATTCTTTCGTTGTTTTTGGATATTCTTTTGCTATTCGTGCACTCGTTGTTGTTTTACCTTTTGAGCTGTGAGGG
This portion of the Trichoderma atroviride chromosome 6, complete sequence genome encodes:
- a CDS encoding uncharacterized protein (EggNog:ENOG41) gives rise to the protein MMKGIAKELHSTTGGALRVYARRPDRPQILDFCTAPGGFLESAIKMNPGARATAFSLPPTQGGHEIIMPLDSTVAFKYADVTMFAGDMGYTDAVPAENPDAASFVLERSVGPEQRFHLVFCDGQVLRTHVRAAYREQWEARRLSATQLAIGLEHVSLGGTMVVLLHKLDAPDTASLLHTFSRFSTIQLFKPKKAHAKRSSFYMVARDIQNNLPQAREAIEAWKLTWKTLTFAADEDRWAADGHMDEQELVEQFGPDLVRLGRSIWEIQAEALEKAPFMQAGQN
- a CDS encoding uncharacterized protein (EggNog:ENOG41~TransMembrane:1 (i535-555o)), with protein sequence MLPMQRSLSSPDCIQSSPPVSPTAAAHDSRSSTPSPDKKSSSNSNSNNPNSNNGAEAQRPKRYESRSPSPTPTRTSDVPQTLALRLSDDVNVPRRGRHSPMASRKPIVAQPNMPNSSNARHGSGFRPLTPTSSSNETLPGSKFTKKPLLHDVSMYTNTHLVRDSDNTTLEELAHVVRLSKYQERKRANTRIRLQRSLISTALSARLTRCGEMAHRYLVESFRKDDKDSFAALYNAIHDVRKSCDELRRYALLEPELESISSAAALGSSDSLDTPTNSTVGVVDPLKSITPFLHDISASARETFIEFLTQIRTNPDYLATRICALTSSELNVFLNFHKGLEPVESVLPFPTRNPNRPHASASGRSSSNTDIERLLSFQRHDPLSILIHACFANSAGPDSSEDQRRTDIWATVLAKLIAEPKSAGEHFLICVLNIWTAMRDWSGKSNMEWYLMKILEDGAFLLDRAEDQHGTRFNLSDWNQSDEAAARDFYDRAVNGLFELVDDEDATGIPEGLLELGNAILSKLENKFVENTSKWLVWRCLFFVFLLGVIIHPEYYGMLAEYHITPYAREKILKKVAMRAHEYVSSMWSGKPSATCVPVNIPPKIKGHVENILARFQGTRSKVPAAKLLPARSITSLRETVEVRPYLVISPADLATLANALFPEKRPHSARSGPASISGLSAISQPISMSSHHNKNSFDTASIISTSASSILSDATTSRDFIYDLNTATPRYSPPAEDPEEQRRLSKYEDDGYRLRLAIHEMQQNLGADVVRGSSHPCAERWVVLFISPDGKSLSTQMTYDPDDELEDEENSSSTDTDEDETPQRPELDKDYHQLRNSVLKLVEDYEIPRSLEPERGRAQLSNRASGLRKYTSRNRIIQPEKSVASRNPYRKQMGVDGTISTTDLTPKKPEESEPVLITMLKAASSQSKAQADFVSAHMYWKTLNQLTALASSSLRQDGFAALINILARGPRDAIRRSASAIEEYDAWLVWLKQSQERHEGLIDGMMKRVNAIRDKMWYVTDVRNSKEYAHSRDICQALKTMGMPRRWSSFQRSRAHNNRGPSSSYLYRTESQIMDLLAASEEQGGPNKLSDDQAEMTSLWLQQYGIENFCQGEERIHRFCCEVDRCISKLVGETLREAPVLWSSELYKRDKLVYDRSKTRDRDHSWGGDDSTSIISEQDRRHASHTSSSSGRSSSFARDLRSMTSNNTSHHSLDSSRHSHSRTGGMLADIPDGQEYFDKASPVDSSGTFWSPFQPAMSTSSAPSRYSPTTSLTNVSTTFSAPQHHTIPSITSASTGRPSTAASSNDTIQQHRSDDEKTRFLNELKQTLTSLLLSDLGNQVLARGSETDGWFQKLGQQCIDRKDALERRARRKSDKKSSQKSGLGRARGLEKKRSFGNLRNAGEGTPDRMSEPSESSPIASPESPMATIDPPPAPKETSNEFPFKKAYKRLLNMFCVHPNPYAKLNALNELEQLIVASMLSSGTKRSRWNRSDAGSSIVEDHGSSTRPTPLEGMIDNVKERRQQAIQSGLPSVGFSSFPSRQSNSETRSIVSGGASNSDLITKELFTLFRDASIRPKSLFRDLQFIAAFVPPSVLDKPEKGKAFWNAGLAALKLKSEVCRTMVEMADEVIAAHSHTRQTTNDGAAPLDTPQSTTGTPPPPSTTYGLNDVGKMWTITAKEGYPTAQRELALFYLSNPEYVERTTLPLSKPREVFKQSVMEKYGRTRGSLGGSGAGGLGGVGVSSRGPGSGNGSSGDGQLAGGSEGDVRTDPGLMCVAVHWMEAAEQGGDELASSFLRQNEFMGLS